The proteins below are encoded in one region of Dama dama isolate Ldn47 chromosome 21, ASM3311817v1, whole genome shotgun sequence:
- the PUF60 gene encoding poly(U)-binding-splicing factor PUF60 isoform X4, translating into MENGQGTAAKLGLPPLTPEQQEALQKAKKYAMEQSIKSVLVKQTIAHQQQQLTNLQMAAVTMGFGDPLSPLQSMAAQRQRALAIMCRVYVGSIYYELGEDTIRQAFAPFGPIKSIDMSWDSVTMKHKGFAFVEYEVPEAAQLALEQMNSVMLGGRNIKVGRPSNIGQAQPIIDQLAEEARAFNRIYVASVHQDLSDDDIKSVFEAFGKIKSCTLARDPTTGKHKGYGFIEYEKAQSSQDAVSSMNLFDLGGQYLRVGKAVTPPMPLLTPATPGGLPPAAAVAAAAATAKITAQEAVAGAAVLGTLATPGLVSPALTLAQPLGALPQAVMAAQAPGVITGVTPARPPIPVTIPSVGVVNPILASPPTLGLLEPKKEKEEEELFPESERPEMLSEQEHMSISGSSARHMVMQKLLRKQESTVMVLRNMVDPKDIDDDLEGEVTEECGKFGAVNRVIIYQEKQGEEEDAEIIVKIFVEFSVASETHKAIQALNGRWFAGRKVVAEVYDQERFDNSDLSA; encoded by the exons ATGGAGAACGGGCAGGGCACAGCCGCGAAGCTGGGACTGCCTCCCCTGACgcctgagcagcaggaggccctCCAGAAG GCCAAGAAGTACGCCATGGAGCAGAGCATCAAGAGCGTGCTGGTGAAGCAGACCATCgcccaccagcagcagcagcttaccaACCTGCAG ATGGCAGCAGTGACAATGGGCTTTGGAGATCCTCTCTCACCTTTGCAATCG ATGGCGGCTCAGCGGCAGCGGGCACTGGCCATCATGTGCCGGGTCTACGTGGGCTCCATCTACTACGAGCTGGGGGAGGACACCATCCGCCAGGCGTTCGCCCCCTTTGGGCCCATCAAGAGCATTGACATGTCCTGGGACTCTGTCACCATGAAGCATAAG GGTTTTGCGTTTGTGGAGTATGAGGTCCCAGAAGCCGCCCAGCTGGCCTTGGAGCAGATGAATtccgtgatgctgggaggcagGAACATCAAg GTGGGCAGACCCAGcaacatagggcaggctcagcccATCATAGACCAGCTGGCCGAGGAGGCGCGAGCCTTCAACCGCATCTATGTGGCTTCCGTGCACCAGGACCTCTCGGATGATGACATCAAGAGCGTGTTTGAGGCCTTTGGCAAGATCAAATCCTGCACGCTGGCTCGGGACCCCACGACTGGCAAGCACAAGGGCTATGGCTTCATTG AATATGAGAAAGCCCAATCGTCCCAGGATGCCGTGTCTTCCATGAACCTTTTTGACCTGGGGGGCCAGTACTTGCGGGTGGGCAAGGCTGTCACACCCCCCATGCCCCTGCTTACACCGGCCACACCTGGAGGCCTCCCGCCAGCTGCTGCCGTGGCCGCAGCTGCAGCCACAGCCAAGATCACAGCTCAG GAAGCAGTGGCTGGAGCAGCGGTATTGGGTACCCTAGCCACTCCTggactggtgtcccctgcactgactcTGGCCCAGCCCCTGGGGGCTCTACCCCAGGCCGTCATGGCTGCTCAGGCCCCAGGAGTCATCACAG GTGTGACCCCGGCCCGGCCTCCCATTCCGGTCACCATCCCCTCTGTGGGTGTGGTGAATCCCATCCTGGCCAGTCCTCCTACACTTGGTCTCCTGGAGcccaagaaggagaaggaggaggaggagctgttTCCCGAGTCGGAGCGGCCGGAGATGCTGAGTGAGCAGGAGCACATGAGCATCTCCGGCAGCAGCGCCCGCCACATGGTGATGCAGAAGCTCCTTCGCAAGCAGGAG TCCACAGTGATGGTCCTGCGCAACATGGTGGACCCCAAGGATATCGATGATGACCTGGAAGGGGAGGTGACCGAGGAGTGTGGCAAGTTCGGTGCCGTCAACCGTGTCATCATCTACCAAGAGAAGCAGGGCGAGGAGGAGGACGCGGAGATCATTGTCAAGATTTTTGTGGAGTTTTCCGTAGCCTCTGAGACTCACAAGGCCATCCAGGCCCTCAATGGGCGCTGGTTTGCTGGCCGCAAGGTGGTGGCTGAAGTGTATGACCAGGAGCGTTTTGATAACAGTGACCTCTCTGCATGA